Proteins co-encoded in one Thamnophis elegans isolate rThaEle1 chromosome 1, rThaEle1.pri, whole genome shotgun sequence genomic window:
- the LYPD6B gene encoding ly6/PLAUR domain-containing protein 6B has protein sequence MLLLCRKLAVAFVQILLVSGNWILAKNINFYNVRLPVDSTPFPSSFKCFTCDNVIDNFNCNRWAEDKWCPQNTQYCLTVHHFTNHGRSLSVTKKCATREECHFVGCHHHRETSHTECISCCEGMICNVDVPTNHTNAVFAVLHARRTSGGSRQTISISLLVILIIVFRL, from the exons ATGCTATTACTCTGTCGCAAGCTGGCCGTAGCTTTTGTTCAGATCCTCCTAGTTTCAGGCAACTGGATTTTAGCCAAGAACATCAACTTCTATAACGTGAGACTTCCAGTAGACT ctACTCCATTTCCAAGCAGCTTCAAGTGCTTTACTTGTGACAATGTTATTGACAATTTCAACTGTAACAGATGGGCTGAAGATAAGTGGTGTCCTCAGA ACACTCAGTACTGTTTAACGGTCCATCACTTTACTAATCATGGAAGGAGCCTCTCTGTCACCAAGAAATGTGCTACCAGGGAAGAATGCCATTTTGTTGGCTGCCATCACCACAGAGAAACTAGTCATACG GAATGCATTTCCTGCTGTGAAGGGATGATCTGCAATGTAGATGTACCTACAAATCACACAAATGCTGTTTTTGCAGTCCTGCATGCCCGGAGGACATCAGGAGGTAGCAGACAAACTATTAGCATCTCCTTGCTGGTCATACTCATCATAGTTTTCAGGTTATGA